From the Sulfurimonas sp. C5 genome, one window contains:
- a CDS encoding diguanylate cyclase encodes MRILFLLLIFLLPLSANIVVSHNEECAKNFSIEYYYDDTNTLSIEDIQTKTFVSTSNNFTFGYLRGTTWFKITIDNNSSEENFIISFYETLWKTFNFYQLKDHQWDIQYNGLDVPLNQRDVKSIYPTFKLHVPSHTSKTVYIQGNTLAGQIGQFLICTQESYFSESRFEIVDLYMIFAFSLFSILILNLYSYFLTDEKVYLYYVLYTFTFIIFSAMQSGFYLFFGFEGWNEGLHVVGTFVLITLILFSDTFLHLEEHLKFAHKFFQVSIGVFLVFAILIFNNIPYTSLLFNIYSIIFFAMLFYASIKAYIHGYIGAKYYLIALVIYSATMGIMILTFNALIDYTLVNRHLFVLGAFIEIIFFTLILANKYRTITLEKLSIQDELLKEKNKNEEELKLAVEERTEELEGAKKALENLVGTDNLTKIKNRRAYKEKIEELLSKYNRHHHPFCMIIFDIDDFKTINDTYGHQMGDIVLMEITELVSRHTRINDYFFRIGGEEFALLLENTSLEKAKKLAQHIVELIGIRLKLIKGRQITVSMGLTEVVEGDNEDSIYKRTDSLLYKSKQNGKNQVSY; translated from the coding sequence ATGAGAATATTATTTTTACTACTAATCTTTTTACTTCCCCTATCTGCGAATATCGTTGTCAGTCACAATGAAGAATGTGCTAAAAACTTCTCAATAGAATATTATTACGACGATACCAATACACTTTCAATAGAAGATATTCAAACAAAAACCTTTGTGTCCACAAGCAATAATTTTACATTTGGTTATTTACGGGGAACTACATGGTTTAAAATCACAATCGATAATAATTCCTCTGAAGAAAACTTTATCATAAGCTTTTATGAAACACTTTGGAAGACATTTAATTTTTATCAGTTAAAAGATCATCAATGGGATATTCAATATAACGGACTAGATGTACCGCTTAATCAAAGAGATGTTAAGTCCATCTATCCAACATTTAAGTTACATGTTCCGTCTCATACAAGTAAAACTGTTTATATTCAAGGAAATACTCTTGCTGGACAGATAGGACAATTCTTAATATGTACGCAAGAATCTTATTTTAGTGAATCAAGATTTGAGATAGTTGACTTATATATGATCTTTGCCTTTAGTTTATTTAGTATTTTAATTCTCAATCTCTACAGCTATTTTTTAACAGATGAAAAAGTGTATCTTTATTATGTGTTATATACATTTACATTTATTATCTTTAGTGCTATGCAGAGTGGTTTTTATCTTTTTTTTGGATTCGAAGGATGGAATGAAGGCTTACATGTAGTAGGTACATTTGTGCTTATAACATTGATACTATTTTCAGACACTTTTTTACATCTTGAAGAGCATCTAAAGTTTGCTCATAAATTTTTTCAAGTCTCTATAGGAGTATTTTTAGTTTTTGCAATACTGATATTTAACAACATACCTTATACAAGTTTACTCTTTAATATTTATTCAATCATCTTCTTTGCCATGCTGTTTTATGCAAGTATCAAGGCCTATATACACGGATACATCGGTGCAAAATATTACCTTATAGCGCTTGTGATCTATTCGGCTACGATGGGTATTATGATCCTTACATTTAATGCTCTCATAGACTATACACTTGTAAATCGCCACCTATTTGTTTTAGGTGCCTTTATAGAGATCATCTTCTTTACTTTGATTTTGGCAAATAAGTACAGAACAATTACCTTGGAAAAGCTTTCAATCCAAGATGAACTCCTGAAAGAAAAAAATAAAAATGAAGAAGAGTTGAAACTTGCTGTTGAAGAGAGAACTGAAGAATTAGAAGGTGCAAAAAAAGCACTAGAAAATTTAGTAGGTACTGATAATCTGACGAAAATTAAAAACCGTAGAGCCTATAAAGAAAAAATTGAGGAACTTCTTTCTAAATACAACAGACATCATCACCCTTTTTGTATGATTATTTTTGATATTGATGACTTTAAAACTATAAACGATACTTACGGACATCAAATGGGTGATATTGTTCTTATGGAAATTACAGAACTTGTTTCGCGCCATACTCGTATAAACGATTATTTTTTTAGAATCGGTGGGGAAGAATTCGCATTATTACTTGAAAACACATCATTAGAAAAAGCAAAAAAATTGGCTCAACATATAGTGGAACTAATCGGAATTAGACTCAAATTAATCAAAGGTCGACAGATAACTGTAAGTATGGGATTAACGGAAGTTGTAGAAGGTGACAATGAAGACTCAATCTATAAACGTACAGATAGCCTACTCTACAAATCAAAACAAAACGGTAAAAATCAAGTTTCATATTAA
- the exbD gene encoding TonB system transport protein ExbD: protein MSKCRKTQKRFDQINVIPFIDIMLVLLVMVLTTATFIKQGVIPVNLPKASASDNKEEKKEVTVYVNAKGELFFEKEKVDLAALEAKLAEVSQKQTVILRSDKESRFQDFVSVMDILKKLGHEQLYIVTKND from the coding sequence ATGTCAAAGTGTAGAAAAACACAAAAAAGATTTGACCAGATAAACGTTATTCCGTTTATCGATATTATGCTTGTGTTGTTAGTGATGGTTCTCACGACGGCCACATTCATCAAACAAGGTGTGATCCCTGTTAATCTTCCAAAAGCCTCTGCTTCAGATAACAAAGAGGAAAAAAAGGAAGTTACCGTATATGTCAATGCAAAAGGGGAGCTTTTTTTTGAAAAAGAAAAAGTTGACCTTGCTGCTCTAGAAGCAAAACTTGCAGAAGTTTCTCAAAAACAAACAGTTATTCTCAGAAGCGATAAAGAGTCTCGTTTTCAAGACTTTGTAAGTGTCATGGATATTTTGAAAAAACTAGGGCATGAACAGCTTTATATAGTAACAAAGAACGATTGA
- the groL gene encoding chaperonin GroEL (60 kDa chaperone family; promotes refolding of misfolded polypeptides especially under stressful conditions; forms two stacked rings of heptamers to form a barrel-shaped 14mer; ends can be capped by GroES; misfolded proteins enter the barrel where they are refolded when GroES binds) translates to MSKEIIFSDNARNALARGVEKLTDAVKVTMGPRGRNVLIQKSYGSPVITKDGVSVAREVELKDKLEDMGAQLVKEVASNTADEAGDGTTTATVLANSIFREGLRNVTAGANPVEIKRGMDKACAAILEKLKESSKTIKDKNEIAQVATISANSDKEIGDMIAEAMEKVGQDGVITVEEAKGIVDELDVVEGMQFDRGYLSPYFITNTEKMTAEIENPWILLVDTKITSLKDLLPVLEQVQKTSRPLLIIAEDVEGEALSTLVVNKLRGVLNISAVKAPGFGDRRKAMLQDIAILTAGTVISEETGHTLEGANIQMLGQASRVVIDKDNTVIVNGAGSQEAVQARITEIRTLIGNTTSEYDKEKLQERLAKLAGGVAVIKVGAATETEMKEKKDRVDDALSATKAAVEEGIVIGGGAALVRAAAKVSLDLEGDQKIGAEIILRAVKAPVKQISINAGYDAGVVVNTIENADNENLGFNAATGEYVDMFEAGIIDPLKVERVALTNATSAASLLLTTEAAIFEVPKEELAGPDVNAGMPPQMGMPGMM, encoded by the coding sequence ATGTCAAAAGAGATAATTTTTTCAGATAATGCACGTAACGCTTTAGCTCGCGGTGTTGAGAAACTAACAGATGCAGTAAAAGTAACTATGGGACCACGCGGTCGTAACGTACTTATTCAAAAGTCTTACGGAAGCCCTGTGATCACAAAAGACGGTGTATCTGTTGCGCGTGAAGTTGAATTAAAAGACAAACTAGAAGATATGGGTGCTCAACTTGTTAAAGAAGTAGCAAGCAATACTGCTGACGAGGCTGGTGACGGTACAACTACGGCAACTGTTTTAGCAAACTCTATCTTTAGAGAGGGTCTAAGAAACGTAACTGCAGGTGCAAATCCTGTTGAGATCAAACGCGGTATGGACAAAGCGTGTGCAGCTATCTTAGAAAAACTCAAAGAGAGTTCAAAAACTATTAAAGACAAAAATGAGATCGCTCAAGTTGCTACTATTTCTGCTAACTCTGACAAAGAGATCGGTGATATGATTGCTGAAGCTATGGAAAAAGTTGGACAAGACGGTGTTATCACTGTTGAAGAAGCTAAAGGTATAGTAGATGAGTTAGACGTTGTTGAAGGTATGCAATTTGATCGTGGTTACCTTTCACCTTACTTCATTACAAATACAGAAAAAATGACTGCTGAGATCGAAAATCCTTGGATCTTATTAGTAGATACAAAAATCACATCACTAAAAGATCTTTTACCGGTACTAGAGCAAGTTCAAAAAACTTCCCGTCCACTTCTTATTATTGCTGAAGATGTAGAGGGTGAAGCACTTTCAACATTAGTTGTAAACAAACTTCGCGGTGTACTTAACATCTCTGCAGTAAAAGCTCCGGGATTCGGTGACAGAAGAAAAGCGATGCTTCAAGATATCGCTATCCTTACAGCGGGAACTGTAATCTCTGAAGAGACTGGTCATACACTTGAAGGTGCAAACATCCAAATGCTTGGTCAAGCTTCTCGTGTAGTAATCGACAAAGACAATACGGTAATCGTAAACGGTGCAGGAAGCCAAGAGGCAGTTCAAGCTAGAATTACTGAAATTAGAACACTTATCGGTAACACAACAAGTGAATACGATAAAGAAAAACTTCAAGAGCGTCTTGCAAAACTAGCAGGCGGTGTAGCAGTTATCAAAGTTGGTGCTGCAACTGAAACTGAAATGAAAGAGAAAAAAGACAGAGTTGATGATGCTCTTTCAGCAACTAAAGCTGCTGTTGAAGAAGGTATCGTTATCGGTGGTGGTGCAGCTCTTGTTCGTGCAGCTGCAAAAGTTTCTCTTGATCTTGAAGGTGATCAAAAAATCGGTGCTGAGATCATCTTAAGAGCTGTAAAAGCTCCTGTAAAACAGATCTCTATCAATGCTGGATACGATGCAGGTGTTGTTGTAAACACTATTGAGAATGCGGATAATGAAAACTTAGGTTTCAATGCTGCAACTGGTGAGTATGTAGATATGTTTGAAGCTGGTATCATCGATCCTCTAAAAGTTGAAAGAGTTGCTTTAACAAATGCAACTTCAGCAGCTTCATTACTTCTTACAACTGAAGCAGCTATTTTTGAAGTTCCTAAAGAGGAATTAGCAGGTCCTGACGTAAATGCAGGAATGCCTCCGCAAATGGGTATGCCAGGCATGATGTAA
- the exbB gene encoding TonB-system energizer ExbB, whose protein sequence is MELTGLMAYAEQAIDYGVMGTLILMSIVTVWLFIERMMFYKTVRMEDYSHRDELELELTNNINVISAIGANAPYVGLLGTVFGIMLTFYTLGDVGAVDAKKIMTGLALALKATAMGLIVAIPAIIAYTITLRKVEKILTKYDIFTDKQKS, encoded by the coding sequence ATGGAATTAACAGGTTTAATGGCATATGCCGAACAAGCAATAGATTATGGGGTAATGGGGACTCTTATCCTTATGAGTATCGTGACAGTATGGTTATTCATAGAAAGAATGATGTTTTATAAAACTGTCAGAATGGAAGATTATAGTCACAGAGATGAATTAGAATTAGAACTTACAAATAACATTAACGTAATTAGTGCAATTGGGGCAAATGCTCCTTATGTCGGTCTATTAGGAACAGTTTTTGGAATTATGCTGACATTTTATACACTGGGTGATGTAGGTGCTGTAGATGCAAAAAAAATCATGACAGGACTTGCTCTTGCACTTAAAGCGACAGCAATGGGACTTATAGTAGCTATTCCTGCTATTATTGCCTATACGATCACATTAAGAAAAGTGGAAAAAATATTAACAAAATATGACATTTTCACTGATAAGCAAAAGTCGTAA
- a CDS encoding GGDEF domain-containing protein: protein MKRFTELKQLVPFIDNAFESFYETMLHDRRLAIFFESDEQIQMLIQKQKVHFVSSLGLDIESIKDVYIKMGEFHYDRLIPYIDFIKGTDILEEHFLLNSQQCQNTQKLMDEIFEYFKIMKAFTAKGYLNRMLSEDKKDIENFFEHIVLDQTHSLPRAIILQKIKWLKELLNCIENNGDFEEENAKRFLIEEWLEELNFLTTEKRVFFEELEKRILLNTQNLFYFLKREEYLEILPLYTSLLNIYKLTLMMNNAVTIEFANKVIEDMKIDTLTQLFRKDLFEEILQKEIALIQRNHDYTMSVVYIDLDNFKHVNDNFGHYSGDKVIEKVGEIIKTNIRLSDFGFRIGGDEFAVILKDATKEQAKMVSEKIKVGFTSYQFVFNDEVTFSVGMSIGVEEVRYKENLEMKTILENVDWKLYEAKKRGKNQICL from the coding sequence TTGAAAAGATTTACAGAACTAAAACAATTAGTGCCATTTATAGATAATGCGTTTGAATCATTTTATGAGACAATGTTACACGATCGCAGATTGGCAATCTTCTTTGAGAGTGATGAACAGATTCAAATGTTGATTCAAAAACAAAAAGTACACTTTGTTTCATCATTAGGATTAGATATAGAATCTATTAAAGATGTATATATAAAGATGGGAGAGTTTCATTATGACAGGCTTATTCCTTATATAGACTTTATTAAAGGTACCGATATTTTAGAAGAGCACTTTCTGCTTAATTCGCAACAGTGTCAAAATACTCAAAAACTGATGGATGAAATTTTTGAATATTTTAAAATCATGAAAGCATTTACAGCAAAAGGGTATTTAAACAGAATGCTGAGTGAAGACAAGAAAGATATCGAAAATTTCTTTGAACATATCGTCCTTGATCAAACACATTCTTTGCCGCGAGCAATAATTTTACAAAAAATAAAATGGCTAAAAGAGTTGTTAAACTGTATTGAAAATAACGGTGATTTCGAAGAGGAAAATGCAAAACGTTTTTTAATTGAAGAGTGGTTAGAAGAGTTAAACTTTTTAACAACAGAAAAAAGAGTTTTCTTTGAAGAACTGGAAAAAAGGATATTGCTAAATACTCAGAATCTGTTTTACTTTTTAAAACGGGAAGAATATTTAGAGATACTTCCTTTATATACCTCTTTACTAAATATATATAAATTAACATTGATGATGAACAACGCAGTAACTATAGAGTTTGCTAATAAAGTTATTGAAGACATGAAAATAGATACATTAACACAGTTGTTTAGAAAAGATCTTTTTGAAGAAATTTTACAAAAAGAGATAGCACTAATTCAAAGAAATCATGATTACACTATGAGTGTTGTCTATATTGACTTGGATAATTTCAAACATGTAAACGATAACTTTGGGCATTACAGCGGTGATAAAGTGATTGAAAAAGTGGGTGAGATCATTAAAACCAATATTCGACTTTCAGATTTCGGCTTTAGAATAGGGGGAGACGAATTTGCTGTTATTTTAAAAGATGCAACAAAAGAACAGGCAAAAATGGTAAGTGAAAAAATTAAAGTAGGATTTACTTCTTATCAATTTGTGTTTAACGATGAGGTTACATTTAGTGTTGGCATGAGTATTGGTGTAGAAGAGGTAAGATACAAAGAAAACCTTGAAATGAAAACAATTTTAGAAAATGTAGACTGGAAACTTTACGAAGCAAAAAAAAGAGGTAAAAATCAAATTTGTCTATAG
- a CDS encoding YceI family protein: MKKNILFALGLSTSLFAATCNYTVDSSSLQWTAFKTPAKVGVKGTFDNVKLDFKISDSKEALLKSSSINIVTANVNSNNQGRDAKLVNSFFMVQGIRTIKAKVIKVDKTSADIEIAMNNIKKIITMNLITTKNTIKLQGEIDLADFKMLPSLNAITKACYELHQGKTWQDVALEFNITTSCK, translated from the coding sequence ATGAAAAAAAATATTCTGTTTGCACTAGGATTATCAACTTCTCTTTTTGCTGCTACATGTAACTATACTGTTGATTCTAGTTCACTGCAATGGACTGCTTTTAAAACACCTGCAAAAGTTGGAGTAAAAGGGACTTTTGACAATGTAAAACTTGACTTTAAAATATCAGATTCTAAAGAAGCACTTTTAAAATCAAGTAGTATAAATATCGTAACTGCGAATGTAAACTCAAATAATCAAGGGCGTGATGCGAAACTTGTAAACAGTTTCTTTATGGTACAAGGGATAAGAACAATTAAGGCAAAAGTAATTAAAGTAGACAAAACTTCCGCAGATATTGAAATAGCTATGAATAACATTAAAAAAATAATTACGATGAATCTAATTACTACTAAAAATACTATTAAGCTACAAGGTGAAATTGATCTTGCTGACTTTAAAATGCTTCCATCATTAAATGCAATCACAAAAGCATGTTATGAACTTCACCAGGGAAAAACTTGGCAAGATGTTGCACTAGAGTTTAATATAACAACTAGCTGTAAGTAA